NNNNNNNNNNNNNNNNNNNNNNNNNNNNNNNNNNNNNNNNNNNNNNNNNNNNNNNNNNNNNNNNNNNNNNNNNNNNNNNNNNNNNNNNNNNNNNNNNNNNNNNNNNNNNNNNNNNNNNNNNNNNNNNNNNNNNNNNNNNNNNNNNNNNNNNNNNNNNNNNNNNNNNNNNNNNNNNNNNNNNNNNNNNNNNNNNNNNNNNNNNNNNNNNNNNNNNNNNNNNNNNNNNNNNNNNNNNNNNNNNNNNNNNNNNNNNNNNNNNNNNNNNNNNNNNNNNNNNNNNNNNNNNNNNNNNNNNNNNNNNNNNNNNNNNNNNNNNNNNNNNNNNNNNNNNNNNNNNNNNNNNNNNNAAGCTTCGGGAACGAAGAAGTGCCTCGAGGTTATAAAGGCGAGTGGGACGGAGATTCCCCAAGAAATGATCGATGTCTTCGCTAAGCAGGAGAAACTTTACGAGGTGGAGGTTATGAAACTCCGAGTAGAGCCGCTGTCTGATAGCGACCTTACACTTTCTCCGCTGGTCCTTCCTTCTCGTTTCGTCGCGGACCGGTTCAGAACGTCATTCGATCCCTATGGGTCGAACGTAAATTTGATCGGGCCAGAGACGGCTTCTCGGCTCGTTACCTCGCTCGAAGTTGTTGAGGAGCCATCAGAGGAGCCACTGGTTGACGTCACGTCTATCCCTACTCAACATGACGAGCGCCCAGAGAATGAGAATCTGGAGGGGTTTCCTGGAAAGGACGACTTCGAGATGGGCGACACTCTGGTTCGAGAGGAAGAGACCGAGAACGTGGGCATCGAGGATCCTGTGATTGTCTCGGATTCTTCCTCCGAAGGACGAGAAGATGAAGAGGAGGAAAACGATGGAATCGAGGAGACGTCGCTGCCACGTCCCGCTGAGGAGGAGACGACCTACGAAGCTGGGGATAAAAATGTTCCTCCACCTCCTGTTGAAGACCCGACTGCTGCCACTACCAAAGGTCCTGACGATCAAGATTATGTGCCTTGATGTTTCACTTATGTTCTTTTCTCCTCTTCTTTTTTGTTTGTGGTCTTGATAGACCCTGTTGTTGTACGATTAGACATACTTTTATTTTATCGGCAAGTCGCTGTTTTAAGCGGACTTTAAATTTGTGGGTTGTCGTGTTTCTTATCTATACTTGCAAACTTGTTAAAGTAAATGTCAGTATCTTTAGAGTCTCGCGATGTGTTCGCTTAGAAACAATAGATTCCTGACCTTTGGCTTTTGAAAATAGATAAGGAAACGAACCGCTAGGGGGCTTTATTCAGCTCTTGTCGTGTTTCGATCGAGACGACGTCTAGGCGCATTGTTCTATCTCGAAAACAAGGGACTGAATCTAAGAGTGGAAGGTTCTTTCGTCCGTTTCCTCAATGACAATCGAGTAATCGGGTAGCTAGTCTGTTACGCGTTTAGTCGAGGAAAGGTTAAGGATTCACTCCGTTTAGTCGGTCAATGCTACTTGGGCATAGGTGACTAGCGACTGTTGGGTCCTCAGGCTAAGTGTCTGATCAGGACATAGCTAGGAGATGGAATGTGAGTGTCCGCGTACCCCCTGCTGGAGGTACGGGAGCCGTTGGGTTCGACAATCGGTATTTACTCGATCGGAGTCGAAACAGAGAACAAGATTTTAACTTTGGTTTTGTTACAGCTGGACCGGCTAAGGCTGCCTACGTACCTTGGTTGAGGATCAAGCCATTCATAGTTCATTTTTCCCGAGTGAAAGTGGCCGTTGGAAGCGCATTTACTCGGTCGAGTAGAAGTGACCGCGGAGGTGCATCTACTCGGTTTTTTTTTTTTTTTTTTTTAGGGGTAGAAGCGTCTTAGATGCATTGAGTTCCATGCTCTGGGCACTTCTTCTCTGCTTGACGTTTGAAGTCGGTAGACTCCCGGTTTCACCACTTTGATGATTTTGTTAGGTCCTTCCCACCTAGCGCCGAGCTTGCCGGCGTTCAGCTCCTTAGTGTTCTCGAACACTTTGCGCATGACGAACTCGCCGAGTTCAAGGGGTCTGGCTCGGACCTTTTTGTTGTATTAACTCTCTATCTGATGTTGATAATTTTGGATTCGCAGCAAAGATTGGTCCCGTTGTTCTTCAATTTCATCGAGGGCATCAAGCAGCATCTCCTTGTTGAGTTCGACATACTGGGGCATTTTCGGGCGTCGGAGGCTTGAAACGTTAACTTCTGCGGGAGCCATAGCCTCGACACCGTATGCGAGAGAGAAAGGTGTCGATTTGGTCGACCCTCGTGGTGTTGTGCGGTGGCTCCGTAGAACTCCATCGAGTTCGTCGGCCCAGAGACCCTTTTTCAGGTCTAAACGTTTCTTAATGCCGTCGATGATGAGCTTGTTGGAGGACTCCGCTTGGCCGTTTCCCTGTGGGTAACGAGGGGTAGAGGGGCTCAGATGAATGTTCCATCTGCTGCAAAACTCCTTGAAGTTGCCCGACATGAACTATGATCCATTATCGGTAACGATTTCGTACGGTAGACCGTGGCGGAAGATGATGTTTTTCCAGACGAACCCGCGAACTTCTTTGTCGGTGACTTGAGCGTAGGCTTCAGCTTCGATCCATTTGGTGTAGTAATCAGTGAGGACGAGAATGAAACACCGCTGGCGGGAGCATGGAAGAGGTCCTATGATATCCATTGCCCATCGCATGAACGGGTACGGTGCGACTGTCGTTCGTAACATTTCAGTTGGACAATGGATGCTTGGTGCGTGCCGTTGGCACTTGTCGCAGCTTTTGGCGTAGGAATCGCAATCTGCGTTCACCGTCGGCCAGAAAAAGCCCAGGCTTCTCACTTTGATTGCTAATGCGCGTCCTTTGAGAGGAAGTCGATAAACTCAGTTTGCCAGTCGGGGCCGAACTCATCAGTAACGAGAGTGTCAGTTTCGGTGACTGGGGCTATGAGGGCGGTTTGGTCCGTCGAGATATCGATGCTCGGCTTCTCAATGCGGTGTATTGGAATAGTTCGTTTAACTTGGTCATGAAGCTTGCTTCCAAGGGCTGCAACGGCGTCGGCGCAGACGTTTTCTCCTCTGGGAACTTTGACGAGTTCGAAGAATTCGAACTCTGCGGCTAATCCCGGTACTATCTTGAGGTAGGCATCCATCCGATCGTTGCGGGCGTCGTAGTCGCCGCTAAACTGACTGGCCACTAACTGCGAGTCACAGTAGGCGCTTAAGCGTTTGGCCTTGACAGCTTTTGCTAAGCGGAGTCCAACGATCAAAGATTCGTATTCAGCTTCGTTGTTCGAGGCTGGAAAGCCGAAGCTAAAAGACTGCCTGATCAGTTCGCCGGTCGGGGATTGCAGTTGAACTCCAGCACCTACGCCCCTGTTAGTCAAAGATCCGTCGACATGCACAGTGTCCAGTTTCGGTTTGGGAGCGTGAGATCTTGCTCTAACTCCGGGGCCAATTCGATTAAGAAGTCTGCGAGGACCTGAGATTTCGCTGCGGTTCTGTTTTTGTAAGTGATATCAAGCTCACCGAGTTCGATAGCCCACTTCGTTAGTCTTCCGGACCTGTTTGTATTTTGAAGTATCGTTCGGAGGGGCTGGTCGGTTCATACTTCAACCAAATGTGACTGAAAGTAGGGTCGAAGCTTTCTGGCCGCTTCGACGACTGCCAGTGCCATCTTCTCCAGAGTTGGGTATCGCGTTTCTGGTCTGGTCATGCGCCTACTCGTGTAGAAGATTGGCTTCTTCTCACCGCGATCCTCTTTTATTAGAACGCTACTGACTGCCGCTTGTGATACTGCGACGTAAAGAGATAGGACTTCGCCGACGTCTGGCTTGGCGAGAACGGGTGGAGTTGTAAGATAATGCTTGAGTTGGATAAATGCCTCCTCGCATTTCTCGTCCCAGATAAACCTTTTGTTACCTCAGAGTAGGTCGTAGAATGGCAAGCATTTGTCGGTGGATCTGGAGATGAACCGNNNNNNNNNNNNNNNNNNNNNNNNNNNNNNNNNNNNNNNNNNNNNNNNNNNNNNNNNNNNNNNNNNNNNNNNNNNNNNNNNNNNNNNNNNNNNNNNNNNNATGCGCGCGGGTAGTCGATCCCGCGTGGCTCCGTCCCGCGTGGCTCCTCGGTTCCTTCTCTTCGTGATGCGGGTTGAGACGATTGACACCAACCCGCGTCATCCTCCCCGCGCTGGATTTTCGATGATTCTTCTAGCTCGTGCGAGCGGGTACTCGACCCCGCATCATCCAAGCCGCGTTGGAGTTCTTCATTCTGTTCTTCTCGACGCCTTGACGCGGGTAAGAGAACCCGCGTTGGCTCAACCCGAGTTGTGCTCGCTTGAACTCGAACTAACATCATTTTCCGTTTCTTCTTGAGCCATAATGCTTCTAAACACTTCCAATTACTCCATAGGACACTCCACTACCTGATTAAGACATATGAATGCAATATGGATTCTAAAGATGATAAATTCCTAATCTATATGATTATTATGTGTGGAATGGGGACTTAAAACAATTCAAATATGCAATATATCAGGCAACCTTGTTCGAGTTTTTCTCCGCAAGATTCTTCGTAAAAATAAATCTTTTTCTAAGATTTATTTTTCGTAAAAACGTTCAAGTCCGATTTTTACGGACTTTCAGACATTGATTCCGTCGTGACCGATTTTGACCCCAACACTCGACCCGTGACTTCGCTTAGTAAATCCCTCAACCAGAACGCCTGTCTTGCAGCTTCTGTACCGGCCATAAACTCGGCTTCACAACTTGATAGTGCAACAGTGTCTTGCTTCTGCGAGCACCATGTTATAGGACCCTTTCCTAGATAAAAAGATGTGTCCGGTTGTGCTTCTTCCATCGTCAGGATCAACGTTGTAGCTGTTGTCGCTATACCCAAGCAATCTGGGTATCTTCGTACATCTCTCAAAGACCAGACCATAGCTTGCGCTACCTTGAAGATATCATAGACATTGCTTCAACGCAACACCGTGAGACTCCCTTGGACTATGCATGTTACGACTCAACACTCCTACTGCGAAAGATAGGTCGGGCCTCGTGTGTAGTAAGTACCTTAAGCATCAGATACTCCTTCTTAGTCTGTCGCATCTATCTCTCTCTCTTCCTCTACCTTCGACAAGACAAGGTCGAGCTCCATAGGAGCTTGAACCGGGTTACACTTTGCCATTCCTGCATTCTCAAGTATCTTCTTAGCATATCGACTCTAATTGAGTGTAATCCCTTGATCATATTGAGCTACTTCCATTCCAAGATAATAGGTCAATCTCCCGAGATCACTCATATCAAAATTTCGAGCCATGCCCTTCTTGAACTCGTCAATAAGCTTCTTGCTAGTTTCCGTCACAAACAAGTCATCGACATTAACTGCTACAACAAAAAGCTCGCCTTTATGTTCTTTCGATAGATAGATGGTTCTTTCGTACACTTTTTGAACTCAAGCTACATAAGAATCTGGTTAAGCTTTTTATTCCAAGCTCTTGGTGCTTGTCTCAGACTCTACAATGCTTTGTTGAGTTTGTACACCTTCTTCTAACAACCTTTCTTCTCAAAACCCTCTGGTTGACTAACGTATACAATCTCCTTCAGTTCTCCGTGTAAGAAAGGGGCTTTAACGTCGAGGTGATGTATTTCCCATCCATTAGTTGCAGCCAAGCTAATAAGCAACCTTATCGTCCAAGCCGTGCAACTGGGGCAAAGACTTCTTCAAAATCAACTCCATATTGCTGCACATAACCTTTTGCAACTAGTCTTGCTTTGAACTTGTTGATGCTTCCGTCGGCGTTGAGTTTTAGCTTGAACACCCACTTTAAACCTATTGGTTTTTCGCCAAACGGAAGATCAACGAGATCCCACGTTCTATTTTTCTCGATAGATTCTATCTCATCTTCACAGGCTCTTCTCCACTCTTTAGAACCCTTTGCTTCTTCAAAATTCCTCGGTTCGTTGTTTAGGTAGAGCAGGACTTCTTCTCCAAGTTCCTCTGCCAATAGGATATAATCTTCAAGGTAAGCTGGTGGGCGAGTTTGTCTCTCTGAACTTCTAAGACATTGTGACTGATCTTCATTACACACTGCTTCACTTGTACTCTGTTTTGAAACAGAGTTTATCGTTTCAGAGGCTTCCTCTGCTTCTTCTACACTCGTGATCGCCTTAGGAGCCAAGCTTGCTTCATCATAATCAGCAAAAACACTGCCTGCAACAACAAAACTCCCGCCGTTCTCCTTTTCTGCCCCTTCTTTACTCCAGTTCCAAATTTTCTCTTCATCAAAGACGACGCCTCGACTCACAATGATTCTTCGTGTGTTTGGATCATAGAGACGATACGCTTTTGATCCAGGTTCCATACCAAGATGCACCAACATTCGAGACCGATCGTCAAGATTCCTCAAGTGTACTCCCTCTATCTTCGCATATCCTACACAGCCAACGACTCGTAGATGGCTTATATTCGGTCTTTTGCTTCGTAACATCTCATATGGGGTCTTATCACTTAAGGCTCTTGTAGCTACTCGATTAATGAGGTAAGTAGCGTGTCTTATGGCTTCTCCCCAAAGATAGTTAGGCATTGACATGTGCTTTAGGATACTTCTTGCCATCTCCATCAAAGTTCGATTCCTTCGCTCGACCACGCCATTCTACTGGGGCGTGTAAAGCGCAGTAAGATGTCTCCTTATCCCTGCACCTTCGCAGTAACCGTCAAACTCGTGGATTACAAACTCTCCCCCTCTGTCTGTTATGAAGGTTTGTATTTTCTCACCTATTTCTTTCTCAATTGTGATTCTCAACTTCTTGAATTTGCTGAAAGCCTCACTTTTCTCCTTTAGTAACATCGACGACATATAGCTTGTGTGATCATCAATAACAACAAATATGTATCGGTTACCATCTTGTGTCATCAGTGATGTGGGACCGCAAAGATCCCCATGAAGCAACTCCAGCGGCTTTGTGGCTCGGTATGAGGTAGATTTTGGGAAAGCTTGTCTTGCTTGTTTCCCAAGTAGGCAGGAACCACACAATTTCTTCTCCACGAAACCTTTAGGTATACCTTCAACGAGTTCTTTCTGCATCATGTTTTGTATGGTCTCTGTCTTTATATGCCCCAATCTCTCATGCCATCTACTTGATTCGCCCTCTGCCTTCGAGTAAAGACAAGTTCCTCCTTTTATGCCCATACGCACCTTGTATAGTCTATTTTCGATCTTTTAGCTGTAAACAATAGCTTCCCGGTCTGATAATGCATTGTTAGTAGCTCCCCGCTAAGTCTTATGTCACAACCAGCCTCCCTTGCTTGTCCCAAAATGATGATGTTACTCTTTAACTCCGAAATAAAGTAAACATCGGTCATCTTTCTTGAATCTCCATTCATATCAGTGAATGAGACTGTGCCTTTGCCTTTGATATCTATACGAGAATCATCTCCAAAGTGTACCTTTCCAGATATTTTATCATCGAGCTTTGAAAATACCTTATATCCCCAGTCATATGATTCGATGCTCCGTTGTCAAGATACCAAATGTCTTCTCCTTGACTATCGCTCTCATACTTCTTTGGCAGCACCTTCTTCTCATTCAAAAATACTATCTCATGCATCATGAGCTCGTCGGCTTCCTGTGTCTCTGTATTATCGGCTTCTTGAGCTTCCAGCAACTTCAATAAAAGCTCCGGACATTGCGCCACAAAGTGACCAAGCTTATCACATCGATAACAAGTAATGTGAGATGCGTCTCTGTTTTCTCCTCTTCCTCCACCTTCGTTGTAGTTTATTCCTCCATTATAACGACTGCGACCTCTCCCTCTGTCAAAGGAGTGTCCTCCACGACCTCTGCCCCTATATGAATCATTGTACTCATGACTTCCTCCATCGGAGTATCCTCGAGAAGAGTGGTCGCCTTGAGGTCTAGCTGATTGGCAAGTTTGTCCTTCACTACTTGTGTATAATAACCTTCCTTTATCATCTTCTTCTTGATTCTCTTCGCTGATCCGTTCTTCATACGCCTTTAAGCGTCCAAGGATGTCTTCAAAGCTTGTTGTATTAAGATCAAGCACTTGCTCTAGCGAGGCAACAATCTGTTTATACTTCTTACGCGAAAGACTTGACAGAAATTTCTTAACAATCTTTGCTTCTTCGATTGTTGATCATAGAGCATCAGATTTTGACGTCAACTCAGACAGTTTTCCCACGAAATCGTCGATACTCTCTGTTTCTTTCATCCTTAAACAATCAAAGTCAGCCATCAGTGTTTGAAGTCTAGCTTCCTTCACACGCTCTGCACCCACGTGTCTTGTCTTAATAGCATTCCATGCTTGTTTTGCTACGTCGAGCTCTCCGACTTGCATTATAAGGCTCTCCGGTATCGATTGGAACAGCAGAGCAAGCGCTAAGTTGTTCTTCTCGGTGTTAGGAGCTTCTGTCTCCACTGCCTCCCAGGCTGTATGCACTTTAAGGAGTATCTTCATCCTCACGGCCCATATTGTATAATTTGTTGCAGTAAGCATCGGACATTGTATTGAAGATGTTCCTTCTTCTTTAGGTTTCTCTGTTGCCGCAACTATGTCTCCCATGATTGAACGAATGGCTCTGATACCAAATCTAGTATCTAAATCACACGATCACAAAGATATATAACACAATATAAGAACTCTTCTTATTAATATCTTGAGAAAACTATCTAAAAACCTCAAGCTCTCAAACTCACACAACTCACACACTAGATCATCTCATGATCTCTCCTTTATATATAAATCTAATTATCCTAAACTCATTAGGACATATCTCAACTATAAGTTTCCTAAACTCTTTTGGAAAAAGACGCCGATCTACGTCAGAAAGACGTGGTTCAAAATTTTCGCTGTAAGTTACTATTAATTAATTATATATACTTTGAATTTTTATGATTTAGATTTTTTAATTTTTTAAAACTAATTCTTAATTTAATTTTTTTCTGTTACAGCAAAAATACCATTAGTCCATGGGGGTCAATGAGAAGGTGAAGAAAGCATTTAACGCAAAGGCGAAAGCTCGCTTGTTGGACACAGTCTCCAACTGGAAGGGTGATTGGATCATGAAGGGGTATGAGCGTGGCCAACCCCCTGAGCTCACCACGGATGTGTGGGATGACCTCATCCGTTATTGGCCGGATCTTGACTCCATTAAAGTCACCGAATCTTGCTCTGCCTCCCGTCATACGGTAGATGAGCATGGCCACGGGCCGATGCTTCACTCTACGGGTCAAAAATCCCACGCCGGTGTCCGTCTTGATATGGTAATTAAATATTTAATTTAATTAATTATATATATATATATTCTAACTTTCTTATATTTATTTTGTTTAGGCCAAAGAGACGGGAGAACCCACAAGAACAAGGCGGACCATTTTCTAGATGCTAGGTCCGAGCAGATCTTCAACAACTTGGTTGGTCACGTTGAAGACCGCTAGACCCAGCTGACCCAGCAGTCCACCGACGGATTACACGTCACCTTATCTACACTTGAAGTGGATAGGATTTACCAGGAGGTAAATTTAAAAAAAAAAATAATTTTTTTTTATTATTCATTTAATTTAACTTTAACTTTTTACTAACAATATTTAATTTTTGTTTTTAAGGTTGTCCTTAAGAAAAAGGGACGTACGTTGGGGATTGGTTCCGTCAACGATGTTCCGAGAGCGACATCGTCTTATGGTCAGAGACGGGATGATGAAGTCACTCAGCTGCGTAACGAGTTGGACTCGACGCGATCTGCATTTACAGCTCGTATGGATGGAGTCGAGGACTTCCTGGACGTTGTAGCGGCCTCAAATCCGGAATGGGAGTCCTTGTTGAGGAACATGCGACGTCAAAATCCCATTCCAGGCGAGTAATCCGGCACACATGACGAGGCGGATGTACAGAGGAGGAGTGACGAATTCTACCGGACGATGAACGGCCCTTAGTTCTTTTTTTTTCTTTTCGTTGGTTGTATTATAAATTCAAAACTTATTTATGTATAACATATTTTCGCATTTACGTTTTTTTTTTATTATATTTTTATTAATAAATTAAATAATTTTTATTATATTTTTTAATTCTTGAAAATAAAAAATCGAAGTAAATTCGTAGCTAAATTACGACTACCTCACGTGGAAAGTTTACGAGGAAGTTACGAGGAAAACGTTTACGTCAACACTACGAGGAAAGCTTAACGAGTATTTTACGTGGAAGGGTTTACGTGTAATTTACGAGGAATTACTTTCGAGGTATTTACGAGGAAATGTAGCGTCCTCTTTACGTGGAAAGGTTACGTGGTTTTTACGACGAAATCTTTTCTTCGTCTTTACGACGAAATGTGTTTCTCGCTAATTTACGACGAATTGGCGAAGAAAAATGCGTTACGACGAACGGATAACGACGAAACTTGTTTCCTCGCTAATTCTTCGTAAAGTCTATTTTATGACGAACTTACTACAAATTTCGCCGTCGTTAATGTTATGTTTTCTTAGTGTTAACACAAATAGGAAACTTATAACCTAAGCTATCTTCGAGCTTATCCAAAAACCTTTTTGTTTAGCAATATTTTAGCGTGAAGATGAATTTTCGTATGATATGTACTGCGTTTACATTTGTGTTTAATTATTAGAAAGAGAATCCTTTTTACATTGCCTTTAACTTCACTTATATATTTTACATATTTATGCAAATAGCCATGGCTATTAGAGATATACAAAGATTTTCTAGAGTGTCTCACTAAAACTTATATCATACTAAGGGGGTGTTCGCGCTGCGCGCGGAATATTGTTTTATTATTGCTAAGAGCATGATTTTTTTGATAATGTAATTATGTTGTCGTTTTTATTTTTTAAGAGCATTATTTGGTGTTTTTAATGTGTTATGTAGTAGTAGGTGATAAGTTAATATATTTTGTGTTTGTTTTTTTGAATAATGTGTTATTGTGTGTACAATATTTGTTAATAGTGAAGTGAACCTCTAACGTAAAAGAATATTGAATTTCAATAACTTTGCATCTACGCATTTGTTGATTAATTCTAAGATTAAAGGTTTTAACGTCAAAATTGTATTATATTTTTTCATATTTTTGAGAATTAAAACTTTTAAGATATTTTTTGTCCTCTTCTCATATTTTGACTTGAGCCGTCACCGTCTATGTAGTTCGTTACCTTTCTGGTGTGCGGTGCTTCTCACCATCACCGAAAAAAGACTCACTTCTTTCTCTTGTTTTTCTTTGGATTCTTCACCTGTGAGATTATATGGTATTTGTTGTAGATCAGATTTCTGAGTTTTCAGTTGTTCGGTTGATTGTCACGGTATTGTAGGCTGTTCCAGTCAATATTGATTGCTCATCTTTTTCTTTAGATTTCAGCTGATGTTAGGAATTGTATCTCCTTGGTTGGGTCAGAGTTTAGTCGTCTTTGATGTTTCGGCTCCATAGTTTGCTGATTTCGTTTCGTCTCTCTTTCCCTCTCTATTCTCGCATCTCTTTGCAGCTTTCATCGCATCTCTGGTGGCTCTCCCTTTCACCATGTTTGCCACTCGAGGTTTAGATAATGTTTTCGTTCGTGTATG
This genomic interval from Brassica oleracea var. oleracea cultivar TO1000 chromosome C2, BOL, whole genome shotgun sequence contains the following:
- the LOC106323656 gene encoding uncharacterized protein LOC106323656 → MGDIVAATEKPKEEGTSSIQCPMLTATNYTIWAVRMKILLKVHTAWEAVETEAPNTEKNNLALALLFQSIPESLIMQVGELDVAKQAWNAIKTRHVGAERVKEARLQTLMADFDCLRMKETESIDDFIVASLEQVLDLNTTSFEDILGRLKAYEERISEENQEEDDKGRLLYTSSEGQTCQSARPQGDHSSRGYSDGGSHEYNDSYRGRGRGGHSFDRGRGRSRYNGGINYNEGGGRGENRDASHITCYRCDKLGHFVAQCPELLLKLLEAQEADNTETQEADELMMHEIVFLNEKKVLPKKYESDSQGEDIWYLDNGASNHMTGDIRYFQSSMIKYLERYTLEMILV